In Gammaproteobacteria bacterium, one genomic interval encodes:
- a CDS encoding alpha/beta hydrolase, whose translation MKAKLRNTELYFDVAGMQLQPVRNHFVERPVVFMLHGGPGGDHLRFKQHSLELQDVAQLIFIDHRGCGRSKKTKQRDYTLDNNIEDLEALRQHLGLEKICILGTSYGGMVAQGYAIRYPKNVDKLILVVTAPSYRFLDEAKIILAKRGNQKQIAICQHLWNGSFKNSRHLMKYFKEMEPLYSTTTKKNHHQSFNQSKTIWSYEALNEGFKGYLRTFDFIPFLKKITAPTLILAGSEDWICPPSQSKVMAKHIPKSQLKIFKQSGHSLAVDAHDSYIRIIKNFLKSSAQ comes from the coding sequence ATGAAAGCAAAGTTACGCAATACTGAACTTTATTTTGATGTTGCTGGCATGCAATTACAGCCAGTTCGAAATCATTTTGTGGAACGACCTGTTGTTTTTATGTTACATGGTGGGCCCGGAGGCGACCATTTGCGGTTTAAACAACACTCTTTAGAATTACAAGATGTTGCACAATTAATTTTTATCGATCATCGTGGTTGTGGTCGGAGTAAGAAGACCAAACAACGTGATTACACATTAGACAATAATATCGAAGACTTGGAAGCTTTACGCCAACATTTAGGGTTAGAAAAAATTTGTATTTTGGGAACATCCTACGGGGGAATGGTTGCGCAAGGATATGCCATCCGTTACCCGAAAAATGTTGATAAACTTATTTTAGTCGTCACCGCCCCAAGTTATCGGTTTTTAGACGAAGCAAAAATAATTTTAGCAAAACGTGGTAACCAAAAACAAATCGCCATTTGTCAACATTTATGGAATGGTTCATTTAAGAATTCTCGCCACCTCATGAAATATTTTAAAGAAATGGAGCCATTATATTCCACAACAACTAAAAAAAATCATCACCAATCTTTTAACCAATCCAAAACCATCTGGTCTTATGAAGCGCTTAATGAAGGATTTAAAGGTTATTTGCGTACGTTTGATTTCATTCCGTTCCTTAAAAAAATTACCGCCCCAACATTGATCCTGGCTGGTAGTGAAGATTGGATTTGCCCACCATCACAATCAAAAGTAATGGCTAAACATATACCAAAATCCCAATTAAAAATATTTAAACAGAGCGGCCATTCTCTTGCAGTTGATGCACACGACTCCTATATTAGAATTATAAAAAATTTCTTAAAATCTTCTGCGCAATAA
- a CDS encoding GNAT family N-acetyltransferase, giving the protein MVADTFEIKPATIQDVPLILAFIKELAEYEKLSHEVVATEAALSDSLFSQPSSVEVIIGYVNNQPVSFALFFQSYSTFLARTGIYLEDLFVRPAARGKGVGKKMLAYLAHLAKKRKCGRLEWSVLDWNESAIGFYKKLGAKMMDEWTVFRLTNEALNKLAATHQE; this is encoded by the coding sequence ATGGTTGCTGACACATTTGAAATAAAACCCGCAACAATTCAAGATGTACCACTCATTCTTGCTTTTATAAAAGAACTTGCTGAGTATGAAAAATTATCTCATGAAGTTGTTGCAACTGAAGCTGCATTAAGTGACTCATTATTTAGTCAGCCCAGCTCGGTTGAAGTTATCATTGGTTATGTTAATAACCAACCCGTTAGCTTCGCTTTATTTTTTCAAAGCTATTCAACATTTTTGGCACGTACCGGCATTTACTTAGAAGATTTATTTGTAAGACCTGCAGCAAGAGGCAAAGGGGTGGGTAAAAAAATGTTAGCCTACTTAGCGCATTTAGCAAAAAAACGTAAATGCGGCCGGTTGGAATGGTCAGTCTTAGATTGGAACGAATCAGCAATCGGGTTTTATAAAAAGTTAGGGGCAAAAATGATGGATGAATGGACCGTTTTTAGATTAACAAATGAAGCATTAAATAAACTGGCAGCAACCCATCAAGAATAG
- the prmA gene encoding 50S ribosomal protein L11 methyltransferase, with protein sequence MFELHITTTNAFIDQLSDEIALHQVTAITWQDAADQSIYEPLPGEVIKWDKMILKGCFADYASVLTLIPYLELAKQRNEISHYQCCAIDHQNWIQVGRKGFEARTYGERLCICPSWEKSPYPELVNVLLDPGLAFGTGAHPTTALCLEWLASHISGNEMILDYGCGSGILALAAVKLGATHVVAVDHDEQALTACCDNFAKNKLAQNQLDVFLPDQLPRREVDIVLANIVATTLIAHADLFAQWTKPKGILVLSGLTETDFESVVTVYQQYFIFKNKITKEGWILLEFVKK encoded by the coding sequence ATGTTTGAACTTCATATCACGACAACAAATGCATTCATTGATCAGCTTAGCGATGAAATAGCTCTTCATCAGGTCACTGCTATAACTTGGCAAGATGCAGCGGATCAATCTATTTATGAACCTTTGCCGGGCGAGGTTATAAAGTGGGACAAAATGATTCTTAAAGGATGCTTTGCTGATTATGCTTCAGTCTTAACTTTAATTCCTTATTTAGAACTTGCAAAACAACGCAACGAAATTTCTCATTATCAATGTTGTGCTATCGATCATCAAAATTGGATCCAAGTGGGTCGCAAGGGTTTTGAAGCACGTACTTACGGAGAAAGATTATGCATTTGTCCAAGTTGGGAAAAGTCTCCCTATCCTGAACTCGTCAATGTTTTGCTTGATCCGGGACTTGCCTTTGGTACGGGCGCACACCCCACAACAGCGCTTTGTTTGGAATGGTTAGCATCACATATTTCTGGCAATGAAATGATTTTAGATTATGGCTGCGGATCAGGTATTCTTGCGCTCGCTGCAGTCAAACTGGGTGCAACCCATGTCGTTGCTGTTGATCATGACGAACAAGCCCTCACTGCATGCTGTGATAATTTTGCGAAAAATAAATTAGCGCAAAATCAGTTGGACGTATTTCTACCAGATCAGTTACCAAGGCGAGAGGTAGATATCGTGTTAGCTAATATTGTCGCAACGACACTTATTGCCCATGCTGACCTTTTTGCCCAATGGACAAAACCCAAAGGCATACTTGTCCTCTCCGGCTTAACCGAAACAGACTTCGAATCAGTTGTAACCGTCTATCAGCAATATTTTATATTCAAAAATAAGATCACAAAGGAAGGGTGGATTCTTTTAGAGTTTGTTAAAAAATAA